A part of Methanobacterium formicicum genomic DNA contains:
- a CDS encoding HAD family hydrolase, which yields MKAVVFDNSGTLISRYRAIKDLDSGRIYDHVSSIDLVDKHPHRALVVLQTDPSTCLINARPDQTIFQFITRNKVPFDISYSSSSLNKKDILTLIKDEKAMISDIQDTIQAVVDKEYNVQICSGSGFIMNTRTGHIEFTITAGGKIFPEVPRVVEELKRRSFHIYVASGDRMKSLEELASFINIPSENVFGTADSKRKREIVSGLKGTYRVMMVGNSANDILALKEADLGVLTTQQEEETPDKVFEAADVVVSNIKEILDIEF from the coding sequence ATGAAAGCAGTTGTTTTCGATAACTCAGGGACACTTATATCCCGCTACAGGGCTATCAAAGACTTAGATAGTGGACGAATCTATGATCATGTCAGTTCCATTGATCTAGTGGATAAACATCCCCATCGAGCACTGGTAGTTCTTCAAACAGACCCTTCCACCTGTCTGATTAATGCCAGACCAGACCAGACCATTTTCCAGTTTATAACCCGGAACAAGGTACCCTTTGATATCAGTTACTCTTCTTCCTCTCTCAACAAAAAGGACATATTAACCCTTATTAAAGATGAAAAGGCAATGATCAGTGATATTCAGGACACTATACAGGCCGTGGTTGATAAGGAATACAACGTGCAGATATGCAGTGGATCTGGATTTATTATGAACACCCGGACGGGTCATATTGAATTTACCATCACTGCCGGGGGCAAAATATTTCCAGAAGTGCCTCGGGTGGTGGAAGAATTGAAGAGAAGATCGTTCCATATTTACGTGGCCTCGGGAGACCGGATGAAATCTCTGGAAGAGTTGGCCAGTTTCATCAACATTCCCTCAGAAAACGTATTCGGCACTGCAGATTCCAAGAGAAAAAGGGAGATCGTATCCGGGCTCAAAGGAACCTACCGGGTGATGATGGTGGGTAACAGTGCCAACGATATCCTGGCACTTAAAGAAGCAGATTTAGGTGTTTTAACCACTCAACAGGAAGAAGAAACACCTGATAAAGTGTTTGAAGCTGCGGATGTGGTGGTGAGTAATATTAAGGAGATCCTGGATATTGAATTTTAA
- a CDS encoding LysE family translocator — MWIEIILFAAASFWVGFSGAMVPGPMLTVTISDSLKKGFRAGPLVVLGHVIAETALIILLIMGLGWVIGSPTVTMIIGGIGGAMLIYIGYSIARSPVPDELPGDGEPIEKRGSIISGIVTSVTNPYFYIWWATVGWAFMLKGIELAGIIGVLSFLVGHWSSDLSWYSLVSFFTSKGRHVLPGKRYRVMMMACGVFLVFLGLYFIYSTLIV; from the coding sequence ATGTGGATAGAGATTATTTTATTTGCTGCAGCCTCCTTTTGGGTGGGCTTTTCTGGTGCCATGGTTCCCGGACCCATGTTAACCGTTACCATATCAGATTCACTGAAAAAAGGGTTCCGAGCTGGCCCACTGGTAGTTTTAGGGCATGTTATTGCTGAAACAGCCTTGATAATACTCCTGATAATGGGTTTGGGATGGGTTATTGGATCTCCAACTGTGACCATGATAATTGGAGGCATAGGCGGAGCTATGTTGATTTACATTGGATATAGCATTGCCCGGTCCCCGGTGCCCGATGAACTTCCGGGAGATGGAGAACCAATAGAAAAAAGGGGGTCAATTATAAGTGGGATAGTCACCAGTGTTACCAATCCTTACTTCTATATCTGGTGGGCTACGGTAGGCTGGGCTTTCATGCTTAAGGGAATAGAATTAGCCGGCATTATAGGGGTTTTAAGTTTCCTGGTGGGCCACTGGAGCTCAGATCTTAGCTGGTACAGTTTGGTGTCATTTTTCACCAGTAAGGGGAGACATGTACTCCCTGGTAAACGTTACCGTGTCATGATGATGGCATGTGGAGTTTTCCTAGTGTTTTTAGGACTTTATTTTATTTACTCCACCCTGATAGTGTGA
- a CDS encoding TMEM175 family protein: MQDKGVPDKENSSGVNAKRIETLVDGIFAIAMTLLVLGIAVPSIANPTEAALYQAIYNLIPNFYSYAISFMLLAIFWRINHLQFNRIQRADATLLWITVVWLLFVALVPFSAFFVGEYGNFQLPNIFFDLNLLAIGFLLFLNWRHALNSGLTDEMDEEVKKSSLRINLMLPAISILALALTFLPFIKEYGYGWSSLAYLLIPVIKQFQ, encoded by the coding sequence TTGCAGGATAAAGGGGTGCCTGACAAAGAAAATTCTTCGGGAGTCAATGCCAAACGCATAGAGACCCTGGTTGATGGTATATTTGCCATTGCCATGACCCTGCTTGTATTGGGGATTGCAGTACCATCTATTGCCAATCCCACTGAAGCAGCACTTTACCAGGCTATTTATAATCTCATACCAAATTTCTACAGTTACGCCATCAGTTTCATGCTTCTGGCAATTTTCTGGAGGATAAATCACCTTCAATTCAACCGTATTCAGCGGGCAGATGCCACTTTACTGTGGATAACCGTGGTCTGGCTCCTTTTCGTGGCTTTAGTTCCTTTTTCGGCATTCTTCGTGGGAGAGTATGGGAATTTCCAGTTACCCAACATATTCTTCGACTTGAATCTTTTGGCCATAGGTTTCCTGTTATTTCTCAATTGGCGTCACGCACTTAACAGTGGCCTCACTGATGAAATGGATGAAGAAGTGAAAAAATCAAGTTTAAGAATCAATTTAATGTTACCGGCTATTTCCATCCTGGCTCTGGCCTTAACTTTTCTACCATTTATTAAGGAGTATGGCTACGGATGGTCCAGTCTGGCCTACCTTTTGATCCCGGTAATAAAGCAGTTCCAGTGA